The Arachis ipaensis cultivar K30076 chromosome B03, Araip1.1, whole genome shotgun sequence region ttctattAGTactctaatatttttatttttcatataacTAGTGacgttttttttttgtaattgtcATTCTTTTTTTTATCAGTTATGTTATGGTATCACTTATCAAGTTATCACACCTCAATCCTTATCTTATTAATGCATATACAAAATCCATCACCTCACATAAAAAAATAAGTGTGAATATGCaaaataaataacatatataGAGGATCATAGAACATATGAACTTCCTTCACTATTCAATATGAATTTGTTTCTATTGCACTACTAGCTATAATCTTGTAAATCAAATTCAGGGATCCATTTGTACAGGTAAAAAAttgtaaagtaaattaaatttggcACTTAATCACTTGCAAACCGCCGTGGCAGTGGCGGCGTAGCCACGGCAACATGGCGGCCGGATTTTACCATGTCAAGAGAGTCCTTAATTGTTGTATCAAATAATCTGTTGTCTGGGTTCTCTGCATAGCACACATAGTAACAACTCACACATGCATGAGGTAGTGCCATGGCAATCCTAGTCTGCACCATCATAAAAATGTTGATCACATTAATATCACAACATACATGTtagcattaataataataataatataacgaTTCATCATAAATTACTCCATATGTTTCAAAATAATTGTGACATACATTAATTTTAAAAGGAAAAGAGTGAAACATAGTACTAACCAGAAGGTATCCAATGAAAAATGTGAGAAGGGAGAGGGTGGCAGTGAAATTTTGGTACAATTGGGAGGTCCAAGCAGACACTGCAATGACACAGATTGAGCCAATGCTAACCCCAGAGAGGAAGCAGATTGAGCTAGTTATATCTGAGTCTACAATTGGCTCCATTTCAAGTCTTTTAAACAGGGACCAGGTGTCTTGGGATGCAGCTACAAAACCTTTACCATAGGCAGCTATCTGTTAACATAACATCAATTCAAATAAACCAACGATGTCTTACTTAGTCATACTAAATGAATATATGATTACTAAGGCCATACATCTTAAAGTAACAATTTCAATTCTAATAGCCCCAAATTGCTTACCAACATTATTTAACACTATCAATATTTTGATGAAGCAAATAGTTTAGTAGTTGTATGTACCTGAACATAGGCCCAACCATTCCCATATCTGAAGATAGATTCCATGACTCTGAAGCAACACCTAGCACAACAAAACAAGAACTCATCTTCTCCCTCAACCAAATTCAGAAACCTAGCAACAACCCTTGTCGCCTCGATCGCCGGCACAAACAGAGATCCCAAACAAGCACTCCCAAGGTTCCTTGTCAATGCCCTCAAGAATCCAAACTTAGTGCTAGATTGCATTCCCCTAAGATAATACAGAGCAATAACTCTACTAACACTAATGTTCACAACATTCCTCATAATCTCTGAAGTCCAAGCCAAGCTCAAAACCAAAGCAATGATCACCAAAGAAGGCAAATAGAAATTCAATGCACCAATCACTGCTAAACTCCATAGTGACATCCAAAACAATGCAGCACCAAGCATGTAAAAAGTTGGCTGGTTCAGATCATGGAACTTGGAAACAGGTTGAAGTGAAAGTGTTAGAATTTTGGTGCAAAATTTGATTCTGTTCTGAACCCAACATGCATATAAACCATTCCCTATTGAAAATGCAATGAGAGAAACTCCAACACCATCTGTTGGAGGCTTTTGGAAGCAGAGAAGGAGAATTCCAGCAGAGAGTGACATGAAAAAAGAACACCATAGTGTGAAATGTGTCATGAAATTTGGCCATTTTCTTATTGCAGTTTGCCATGTTAGTGCTAGAACAATGCTTAGAACTGAAGCTGCTTCTACTTGAGGTAGAAAATACTTCACTACCCTTGTTTGTTTTCTCCTTTTAGAATCTGATGAGGGTTGGATTAGTCCTTCAACTCCCTTGAATATAAGAAAAGCAACCAATGCTATGGCTATTAACATGTGAAGAAGGAACAGAAACAGGGTAATCTTGTTGGTGTATCTTCTTGAATTCAGTGTCACCGGTTGCTgttataattagttaaaaaaaataacattgaaaCATTTTTGTTACAAACATGTAAAACAACAACAGCGGCAATAACAAAGTTTTATCCCACTACATAAAATCGACTATGTAGATTAACAGATGCTATTGAGTTATATCATTTATCATTAACAAAGTTTTGACCGCTCGTATATAGTTTTTTTGGGTGTTTCTCTACTTTTCACGACTATCTTATATTTGATCTATCTAGATGTGCTTGAAATAAAATCTCTCTAATATTTTATTCAACAAAGTATTTGAATTTATGCAGCAATTTGTCTGCAAAATTCAAGAAAAGAGAACATACTTGGGGGATTGATGGAGTAGAAGAAAGCTGAGAAGGTGGTGGTTGTTGAGATTGATGAAGATGATCAGGAGAAAGAGAAGCAACTCTGGTGGCATTGTTGATCACAATCCTTAAAGGGTTTGTGGGATTCAACCTCTGAAACTTGGAGGCTTGAAATTCTGTATCACCATTATTATTATGATCACTCATCACTTTCTCTTCAAACTTCATTTGTCCATTCTCCAAGTCAAATgttgcttgttcctcttcctcCTTTGCATTTTGTTCTCTCACTTGTTCAGAAGCTCCCTCAACTGCTCTCATCTCCATCAACcatgcaaaattttgaaattttttcttaTAAATGTTGCAACAGTTTGTAAGAAAATCATTGACTTACCATGTTCTTTTTATAATATGTAAGAGAAATTAAAGTagttatataaaaattttagataTATGATATTATTCTATTTTGTCATATAAGAATGAATAAAATGTTTGTTAGGTGATATAGTCTTCTTTCTTTataattctttttctatttcaatcttttgttgatatttatttttttttggattattttatgtatttaacattaatattattttcatttaatAAGTAGATGAGCAAAAAAGATATTTATATTTAGATGAATTCTTTGTTATATTTCTTAGTATTTAAATATAACATAAGGATGCCATTTTAGATATATCTTCGTAATCTattattaaaatttgtttttgggtttattttaaataagaaaaagtatagaaaaataagaagaagaaaaaaaaagcgtCAGCACATCtttgtatttaaaatatttttttttatagtcacgaaaaaaaatatttttttatttacctttcttttttttttctatctttaatCATATTTATCTATTTATAAAATAGTTTTATATTGAAGaagtaatatataataattcacgTTGAAATAGATGTATACGGTAGCTATAGGAATTGATAAATTCTTACGTGTGATAGGTGTTATTATTTATAAGCTCACATGTGTAAAGGTGATAAGGTATAGCttcatttaatttatatatatatatgtttgatgattttttgttgttATGTACATCGTACCTATCCAGCAAATTATCTACTCTCTTATTATTAGTGGTGTTAAACAAATAGtgtttattataattataattataatataacGAAACGTGAATAAATTAAAAGTGTGTTCTTGGAATAAGTAATGGTGTATCTGtctttaattaacctaatttTTTGGAGTAGTTATAGCATCATCAGTGACAACCTATTCTTATGATATGTAGTTTTCTTACTTGAACTCCAAATTTGTTTGTTATTGGACTAATAATTAATGAGGTGGTGACCTTAACTAATCACTTGTGAGAATAAACTTGATTTATTATGAGAGTTCCAGTACTTATAATTAAGAATCTGACATGTCATGTTATTAACGACTTGTGTTCGTGTAATTTGGCGTACCTTGAATAACTTTCCTTTGAGCTTTGACCGTTGACCGTTATCCACCATTATCCATTATTCTCTTTGTCTTTTCATTGTTATCATCACTAAGATGGTTTTCATTGCTAGAAAGGGCACCGGATAATTGTGCCGCATATGCCTTTTATTGCACTTGCATGCCTCTTCTTAAATCCAAAAGTCTATTTTGAATAGTGATGTATATGATCCGGTCTGATTTGAAGATTTGGTCCAGTTccgaatattttaaaaattaatttggtgtgattttatcgggtttagggtcgagtaaaggtctcaaaaatagactcaATTATTATTTTGAGTCGGGTCTGGACCATAGTTCGGGTCATCCGAACTTggtccggtggcccggtcatcatacactaTTAATATTTCGTGTTATTAGTAatagatgatggctattcttatgtggaatttaagtattgtaaactttaatattttgtgttattagttattataagactataagttaatattttatatttaaaatgtataagattttagactaGAAAAATGCTAGTTGTACAATACTAATCAGCTTTTAATCAGCCTTTAAtcagatttaaataatatttaattatttttttagtgtaaCATGTTCCTATTTTGTAGATACATATctataattagattttaatttaaatttaaattttaaaacacaCCCACTTCATTGGCGGTTACGGTGACTTTGCTTTACTTTCGTAACTTCACGTAAAAGATACAGTTTTTTAAATTCCTTATTCTACGGGACATTCACACGCATTAGTGAATCCCAAACCAAAAAGGAAGCTGCCGGCTGAATTCTCCATCTCGTCTTCATTGGTGAAGACCATCACCACCTTCCAACTGAAGCACTTAATAATACAATTATGAATGGTCgaatataattatatacataaactaaaatattttcaattgtagtttctttttcaattgtaacacatttaaaatattaagttatacaaaaaatatttttaaaacacatccaaaatcataaatctaaaatttaaatttaaacattaaaaaataattgtaacacatctaaaattatgaagttatacagaaaatatttttaaaacacatccaaaattataaatctaaaatttaaatttaaacattaaaaaataattgtaacacatctaaaattatgaagttatacagaaaatatttttaaaacacatccaaaattataaatctaaaatttaaatttaaacattaaaaaataattgtaacacatctaaaattatgaagttatacagaaaatatttttaaaacacatccaaaattataaatctaaaatttaaatttaaacattaaaaagacAGCGTTGTAAATGAGCGTCGAAAAGGAGGAAGGCAGCGTTGAGGATGAGCGCGCGGAAGAGGAAGGTGGCACGGATGAACGACATGGCGCAAACGTGACTTCTCTGCTTCTTTGAGTGTTTTGTAcgagtttaattaataatttgatagtttaaggtttattttataattttaaaatcaaaattttgaattttgaataatttgatttttagatatgtatttaaattataatatattaataattaaatatattaaatttgaaacagaaatttaaaatttaaattttgaatttcagtttttttagattgtattttgaatgtgtatttaattttaaaaagatagtaaatctattcataatttttagttgtgtttgttttaaaaaaattttaattattgtaataaaaggcTGAATATTGTACTATTTTTAAAGGATACATAGTTGAACCGTTTTAGACTAatacataatattgtgttatttgtaagGTTCTGAGAATCGGAACGGTCATCGAACTGCTCTAGTCACTGATTCACTGATTTATTGGTTCAACTGGTCTAACCATGATTCAAccaaaaaaatgttttaaaataaaataataaataaattataaacatcctaaaatataaaaGCAGCTTGTGAGTGACTATTGAAAGAAATGTCAATTTAAATAGTACAAAGTGTGAAGATAATCACATAATACCATGATATATTGAAAGAAACCAAATGAACAACTCTATAATTGTTGTTCCAAGAAGAAGTATTGAGAGAAtgcaaagctaaattaaaatagtaaatacAGCAAGTAACATTTCAAAAAGAGATAATAAGTATATCAATACTCAATACTCTTAATTGTTATTATCCTATTCCGCAACATATGCAAGCTATATTATCCGCAAATACTTTATTTCTACTCAAATATCTGTACCATAGATGTATCTGCATAAACTTCTTAATTGTGACTATATTTTTGATAAAATGGCCGTATTAACATATTCCTATTTGTGCAAAACGGAAGGCCACGCTAGCTAGCTTTAATTCTCTTACAAGAAACTAGTATAACTTGGAAAAAACAATGATAAAGTCATGAAGAGATTATATTAGTTCATACTAAACAACACAATTAGATCAAAACTAATGGTGAATTTTCAGTATTAAGAAATTCACTGTCTCTTGAATCTCCAATTCAATTATGCCAGTAATCCAAAGAGTTGACTTACTATACAATGAACGAGTGCAAAAAGAGGGCAGAAAAAGAGTTAGTTTTCTTGTTCCTGCGAGTGTGAGCACGCACTGATGCTGCGAAAATCCTTTTGCTGGTTCAGATTGCCATTTTTCGTCTCAGTTCTAATAAAGAACATTGACAATAATTGAAAAAGATGATCAACACAACGCAAGTGAAAAGTGAACATTGACATTTTAGAAAGATGATCAATACTGCAGAGCCACAAAACACACAACAGCAAACCAAAACTCAGAACCCATAGTTAGTAAACAATAATTATTAAACAAAATTCACAGTTCAGTTCACAAAGCTTCATAGACTTCACACTTCACAGTTCAGTATCACTATATCAGATTATCAGTATATCAGACTTCAGACTTCAGTGACTTCAGTTCACAGAGCTTCATAGATTCAAACAATTATTCAATCATACTCATTAGGGAGATAGAGACATGCAACAGTTATTCAATCAAACAATCATTGTAACAAGGGACAGAGACAAGGAACAGAGTGACCAAGACGCCTTCAGTTCACAGTTTAAAAAATTACTTGGAAGTTCGAAGATGCCTTCAACAGAGCATGCAAGAGGGAGACAGAGACACCGAGTGACCAAGACAAGGAGCAGTGGTGGAGCACCTTCGAACCGAGTGACAAACAGAGC contains the following coding sequences:
- the LOC107629676 gene encoding CTL-like protein DDB_G0274487 isoform X2, whose translation is MEMRAVEGASEQVREQNAKEEEEQATFDLENGQMKFEEKVMSDHNNNGDTEFQASKFQRLNPTNPLRIVINNATRVASLSPDHLHQSQQPPPSQLSSTPSIPQGVEGLIQPSSDSKRRKQTRVVKYFLPQVEAASVLSIVLALTWQTAIRKWPNFMTHFTLWCSFFMSLSAGILLLCFQKPPTDGVGVSLIAFSIGNGLYACWVQNRIKFCTKILTLSLQPVSKFHDLNQPTFYMLGAALFWMSLWSLAVIGALNFYLPSLVIIALVLSLAWTSEIMRNVVNISVSRVIALYYLRGMQSSTKFGFLRALTRNLGSACLGSLFVPAIEATRVVARFLNLVEGEDEFLFCCARCCFRVMESIFRYGNGWAYVQIAAYGKGFVAASQDTWSLFKRLEMEPIVDSDITSSICFLSGVSIGSICVIAVSAWTSQLYQNFTATLSLLTFFIGYLLTRIAMALPHACVSCYYVCYAENPDNRLFDTTIKDSLDMVKSGRHVAVATPPLPRRFASD
- the LOC107629676 gene encoding uncharacterized protein LOC107629676 isoform X4, whose product is MEMRAVEGASEQVREQNAKEEEEQATFDLENGQMKFEEKVMSDHNNNGDTEFQASKFQRLNPTNPLRIVINNATRVASLSPDHLHQSQQPPPSQLSSTPSIPQQPVTLNSRRYTNKITLFLFLLHMLIAIALVAFLIFKGVEGLIQPSSDSKRRKQTRVVKYFLPQVEAASVLSIVLALTWQTAIRKWPNFMTHFTLWCSFFMSLSAGILLLCFQKPPTDGVGVSLIAFSIGNGLYACWVQNRIKFCTKILTLSLQPVSKFHDLNQPTFYMLGAALFWMSLWSLAVIGALNFYLPSLVIIALVLSLAWTSEIMRNVVNISVSRVIALYYLRGMQSSTKFGFLRALTRNLGSACLGSLFVPAIEATRVVARFLNLVEGEDEFLFCCARCCFRVMESIFRYGNGWAYVQTRIAMALPHACVSCYYVCYAENPDNRLFDTTIKDSLDMVKSGRHVAVATPPLPRRFASD
- the LOC107629676 gene encoding protein PNS1-like isoform X1 codes for the protein MEMRAVEGASEQVREQNAKEEEEQATFDLENGQMKFEEKVMSDHNNNGDTEFQASKFQRLNPTNPLRIVINNATRVASLSPDHLHQSQQPPPSQLSSTPSIPQQPVTLNSRRYTNKITLFLFLLHMLIAIALVAFLIFKGVEGLIQPSSDSKRRKQTRVVKYFLPQVEAASVLSIVLALTWQTAIRKWPNFMTHFTLWCSFFMSLSAGILLLCFQKPPTDGVGVSLIAFSIGNGLYACWVQNRIKFCTKILTLSLQPVSKFHDLNQPTFYMLGAALFWMSLWSLAVIGALNFYLPSLVIIALVLSLAWTSEIMRNVVNISVSRVIALYYLRGMQSSTKFGFLRALTRNLGSACLGSLFVPAIEATRVVARFLNLVEGEDEFLFCCARCCFRVMESIFRYGNGWAYVQIAAYGKGFVAASQDTWSLFKRLEMEPIVDSDITSSICFLSGVSIGSICVIAVSAWTSQLYQNFTATLSLLTFFIGYLLTRIAMALPHACVSCYYVCYAENPDNRLFDTTIKDSLDMVKSGRHVAVATPPLPRRFASD
- the LOC107629676 gene encoding protein PNS1-like isoform X3 — protein: MPPDRVASLSPDHHHHQSQQPPPSQPPSTPSIPQQPVTLNSRRYTNKITLFLFLLHMLIAIALVAFLIFKGVEGLIQPSSDSKRRKQTRVVKYFLPQVEAASVLSIVLALTWQTAIRKWPNFMTHFTLWCSFFMSLSAGILLLCFQKPPTDGVGVSLIAFSIGNGLYACWVQNRIKFCTKILTLSLQPVSKFHDLNQPTFYMLGAALFWMSLWSLAVIGALNFYLPSLVIIALVLSLAWTSEIMRNVVNISVSRVIALYYLRGMQSSTKFGFLRALTRNLGSACLGSLFVPAIEATRVVARFLNLVEGEDEFLFCCARCCFRVMESIFRYGNGWAYVQIAAYGKGFVAASQDTWSLFKRLEMEPIVDSDITSSICFLSGVSIGSICVIAVSAWTSQLYQNFTATLSLLTFFIGYLLTRIAMALPHACVSCYYVCYAENPDNRLFDTTIKDSLDMVKSGRHVAVATPPLPRRFASD